Proteins from a single region of Punica granatum isolate Tunisia-2019 chromosome 8, ASM765513v2, whole genome shotgun sequence:
- the LOC116187621 gene encoding uncharacterized protein LOC116187621, with the protein MIATSMAVLQHTYAVPLARAAARSRSLSAFAVPTKAGVSVPSNARESQVLLGMSEPELQRLALDFGQEKYRGKQLHHLLYQRKVKDIQDFSNLPLAFRNDLQESGWRVGWSPIYQTVKAADGTIKLLIKLEDNRLIETVGIPVEDEKGSMRLTACVSSQVGCPLKCSFCATGKGGFSRNLQSHEIVEQVLAIEEVFKHRVTNVVFMGMGEPMLNMKSVLEAHRCLNKDIQIGQRMITISTVGVPNTIRRLASHKLQSTLAVSLHAPNQKLRESIVPSAKSYPLEALMKDCQDYFQKTSRRVSFEYALLAGVNDAEEHAVELADLLREWARGSHVNLIPFNPIDGSDYRRPYKKAVLAFANALESRKVTVSVRQTRGLDASAACGQLRNEFQKSPLVVESEEMESQPEFAVAC; encoded by the exons ATGATTGCCACTTCAATGGCGGTTCTCCAGCACACTTACGCGGTCCCCCTGGCGCGCGCCGCCGCCCGGTCTCGCTCCCTCTCGGCGTTCGCGGTTCCGACTAAGGCCGGCGTCTCCGTCCCCTCGAACGCGCGGGAGTCTCAGGTGCTTCTCGGCATGTCGGAGCCCGAGCTCCAGCGGCTTGCTCTCGACTTCGGTCAG GAAAAATATAGAGGGAAACAACTTCATCACCTCCTATACCAGAGAAAGGTTAAAGATATCCAGGACTTTAGTAACT TGCCTCTGGCATTCAGAAATGATCTCCAGGAATCGGGATGGAGGGTGGGCTGGTCTCCGATATATCAAACAGTCAAAGCAGCAGATGGCACTATTAAG CTATTGATAAAATTGGAGGATAACAGATTAATTGAAACCGTCGGAATACCTGTTGAAGATGAGAAGGGCTCGATGCGACTCACTGCATGCGTCTCATCCCAG GTGGGTTGCCCATTGAAATGCTCCTTCTGTGCTACTGGAAAAGGGGGATTTTCAAGAAACCTTCAGAGTCATGAAATCGTTGAGCAG GTGTTGGCTATTGAGGAGGTATTCAAGCATAGGGTAACGAATGTCGTGTTTATGGGAATGGGGGAGCCAATGTTAAATATGAAATCAGTTCTTGAAGCACACCGATGCTTGAATAAG GATATCCAAATTGGCCAAAGAATGATCACAATTTCGACCGTGGGAGTTCCAAATACTATAAGGAGGCTTGCCTCTCACAAACTCCAGTCTACGCTCGCTGTCAG CTTGCATGCTCCTAATCAGAAACTTAGAGAAAGTATAGTTCCAAGCGCGAAATCGTACCCTTTGGAAGCGCTCATGAAAGATTGTCAGGATTACTTCCAAAAAACCAGCAGAAGGGTTTCCTTCGAGTATGCACTGTTAG CTGGAGTAAATGATGCAGAAGAGCATGCTGTAGAACTTGCGGATTTGCTGCGGGAATGGGCACGTGGCTCCCATGTGAACCTCATCCCTTTTAATCCTATAGATGGCTCTGATTACCGGCGACCCTATAAGAAAGCG GTTCTTGCGTTTGCGAATGCTCTAGAGTCTCGTAAAGTAACAGTTAGCGTGCGCCAAACGAGGGGATTAGATGCGAGCGCAGCTTGTGGCCAACTGAGGAACGAGTTTCAGAAGAGCCCTTTGGTTGTTGAGTCCGAGGAGATGGAATCACAACCTGAATTTGCCGTCGCCTGTTAG
- the LOC116187622 gene encoding receptor-like cytoplasmic kinase 176 translates to MGSCWSSRIKAESPLHRGASSSSSRKDGNNSGDFSSRVSSMPQTPRTEGEILQSSNIKSFTFNELKTATRNFRPDSVLGEGGFGCVFKGWIDEQTYTPAKPGTGLVIAVKRLNTEGFQGHKEWLAEINYLGQLYHPNLVKLIGYCLEDEHRLLVYEFMPRGSLENHLFRRSSYYQPVPWKIRLKVALGSAKGLAFLHSDKAKVIYRDFKTSNILLDSNYDAKLSDFGLAKDGPAAGKSHVSTRVMGTYGYAAPEYMATGHLTEKSDVYSFGVVLLEMLCGRRVLDKNRPSGEHNLIEWAKPFLSSKRKIFHVMDTRIQGQYSLNGALKAASIAIKCLSPEPKSRPHMNDVVRALEQLKESEELVVAIESQQKMGRDLSADPKYRRRSANDIYNGKSSASYPRPSYAPAVRT, encoded by the exons ATGGGTTCTTGCTGGAGCTCTCGAATCAAAGCTGAGAGCCCTCTTCACCGAG GGGCGAGCTCGAGCAGTTCCAGGAAAGACGGGAACAACTCAGGAGACTTCAGCAGCAGGGTGTCCTCGATGCCCCAGACTCCTCGAACTGAGGGTGAGATTTTGCAGTCCTCCAATATAAAAAGCTTCACCTTTAACGAGCTCAAGACCGCGACCAGAAACTTCCGACCCGATAGTGTGCTGGGTGAGGGCGGCTTTGGGTGCGTGTTCAAAGGGTGGATCGACGAACAGACTTATACTCCCGCGAAACCAGGAACCGGGTTAGTCATTGCAGTCAAGAGGCTTAACACGGAAGGATTTCAAGGTCACAAGGAGTGGTTG GCGGAGATAAATTACCTGGGGCAGCTCTACCACCCCAATCTCGTGAAGTTGATTGGTTATTGCCTAGAGGATGAGCACCGGCTTCTGGTATATGAGTTCATGCCTCGAGGAAGCCTAGAGAACCATCTCTTTAGGA GGAGCTCCTATTATCAGCCAGTTCCATGGAAGATCCGTTTAAAGGTCGCCCTTGGCTCTGCGAAGGGCCTCGCATTCCTCCACAGTGACAAAGCGAAAGTGATATATCGGGACTTTAAGACTTCTAATATCCTACTGGATTCG AATTATGATGCGAAGCTCTCCGACTTTGGGTTGGCCAAGGATGGGCCTGCAGCAGGTAAAAGCCACGTCTCAACAAGAGTCATGGGCACTTACGGATATGCCGCTCCGGAGTATATGGCCACAG GTCATTTGACAGAAAAGAGTGACGTGTATAGCTTCGGGGTCGTACTTCTCGAGATGCTCTGTGGCAGAAGGGTATTGGACAAGAACCGGCCTTCCGGAGAGCATAACCTAATCGAGTGGGCCAAGCCTTTCCTCTCAAGCAAGCGCAAGATCTTCCATGTGATGGACACCCGGATCCAGGGCCAGTACTCCCTCAACGGTGCCCTGAAGGCTGCCAGTATTGCCATCAAGTGCCTCTCGCCTGAGCCGAAATCCCGTCCCCACATGAACGATGTCGTGAGAGCACTGGAACAACTCAAGGAGTCCGAAGAGTTGGTTGTAGCAATCGAGTCCCAACAGAAAATGGGCCGAGACCTTAGTGCAGACCCCAAGTACCGTAGGAGAAGTGCGAACGATATTTATAATGGGAAATCTTCGGCTTCCTATCCTAGGCCGTCCTATGCCCCTGCAGTTCGCACTTGA